Sequence from the candidate division WOR-3 bacterium genome:
GCGGCCTCAAGTCTCGTCCGTAGGCGTAAGCACAGGTTGCGAATGCGGGCTTCAATTGCCGGCACGCCGACCTGTTCGAATAGTTTCAGACTTGCACTCATCCCAGCGATGCCCAGGTAGTTCTTGGTGCCGGCCTCAAGCCGGGCTGTGCCGGACTTCAATGGTTTCTGCAAGAAAATGTCGTTGAAGTCACGCCAGTCACACGACAACCAGCCCAAACTCACCGGCCGCAGACGCGCCAGGGTCTCAGAACGTGTAAGCACGATGCCGGTGCCCTGGGGCGAAAGCAGCCACTTGGCGCCGTGGCCGGTAACGAAATCAGCATCCAGCGTGCTCCAGTCGAAGTCAACCACCCCCATGCCCTGGATGGCGTCAATGACTGATACCACGCCGCGTTCGCGGCAGAAGCGGCAGATAGTCCTGATGTCGAACGCCCGGCCGGAAAGAAAATGCACCCACGAGACCGCAACCATCCGGGTCCGGCGGTCAACAAGGTCGGCAATTACCTCAGGACTTTTGACCAGTGCGGCCGATTCTACCCAGCGAATCTGGACACCGGGCAGCATCAGACGGAAGGGATAAGTCACGGTCGGGAAATCATCCTGCATCAGGATAACATTGTCACCGGGATGCCAGTCAACTGAGTTAATGGCAAGTATGATTCCGGCCGTTGTATTCGAAGTGAATGCGATAGTATCGGCTGGGACCTTCAGCAGCCTGGCCAGCGTGCTGCGGCAGTCCTCAACCATCGCCTCAGCGTCCTCGTAGGGTACCTCGCCCTCTTCGGCGGCACGAGTCGCGTAGGCTGTCACTGCCCTTACCGCTGTTTCCGGCAATGGGCCGGTCCCGGCGTGGTTGAAGTAGATGCACTGCCGGGTCACCGGGAAAAGCCGGCGGATTTCTTCGACCTCACTTTGATTCACGACCAATTATGCTCTGTTTAGTAGCCTAGGCAAGTAGTATCGCTTTACCTGTGGCCCAAGCGATACCGCACCGATTACTGCCGGTGCCCTGAGATTCCTCCCCGGCAGTGGTCTGTAACACAGGAGAGCAACAAGAAAAGGAGCGGCCCGAAGCCGCCCCTTGAGAATCTAGGCCGTTCTTATTCGGTCAGCACAACCTTCTGTCTGACCTCGCCGCCGTCAGTCGAAGTAATGAAGTATACTCCAGGTGCAACGTGACCCAGCTCGTTTCTGCCCGGCGACAGGTCCGCGACCTTTCGACCGGTTGCATCAAGCAGCACACCGGATTTCGTGCCCTTGAGTTCGATAGTGTTGCGGACGATTGCGGCCGGCCGGCGCCCGAGCACAGGCATGCCGGGTTCAGGCTCGCCTATGCCAGTCCAGTCGCTGCGGTTGAAATAGGCAATTCCGTAGTTGTTGCTCCGGTAGAATACTGCACCGAATACCCCGGGTGCGATACGCTCAATTGTCGGCACGCGGATGCTGTACGTGCTGATTGTGGAGCCTTGGATGAGTACCGGTGTGCTCCAGCCCGAGTTGCATGGAGAAGACCGAGGCTTTCACCATCATTATCCAGCGTTGGTCGAATCCCTAGCCAGACCTGCGAAGACGATTGTGACCCTACAGCTCTTGGTGACGATTACCGGCAAGTCAGTGCGGCATGGCTGGACACTCTCTCTTGCGGGTTGCTCAACACTACCGTGAGTTCCCCTAGGTACTCAGAGGCCGCATCCGGCAGGTGTTTCTGACCGAGCAAGCTACCGCCACTTGGTTCGACCGGTCCTGTTTCAGCGAAACCGTCTCGGGCGGAACACCGATATCACATGACCGGCACTTTCTGCCCTAGACCAGACATGTGAACCAAGCCAAGGTCTCACACCACTGACGACAGACTCCAAGAACTGCTTGGCCAACCGAACATTCTCCGCCGCAATGCCGAGAACACCGTTCTATACCGGGTTTCGCGCCTGAGACCGCCCGTCAAGGCGTACAGCCGGTCCAAGCCCAGCCGCTCACAGGCGTAGCTGATTCTGGCCAGGACAACTAGCGAATCATCCCGTCCAGGAGCTCAAGACCGGCTGCAATGCCACACTGGTCAGGGTCCCACATCGGACACGTTGCCCGCCGGAGGCTCGCTAAGAGCACGGTCCGAAGCAATCACAGGGTGGAGGGTGTACAGGCAGATCACGGGAAGATGCCGCGTTCCTTGTAGACTTTTTCCAGTCGCGACAGAGCAACGATGTAGGCCGCGGTCCGCCAGTCAACGTCGTACTTCTCAGCTGCTGCCCGCACGCGTTGATATGCACCGACGATGCGCTTGTACAGCTTGCAGTCAACCTCCTGGAGCTCCCAGGACTCGCTGCGCTTGTTCTGAAGCCACTCAAAGTAGCTGACGATGACGCCACCCGAGTTGCACAGGATATCGGGCAAGAGGCCTATGCCTCGTTCCCGCAGCACCCTGTCACCATCTGGGTCAGTCGGGCCGTTTGCACCCTCAGCCACCAGCCGAACGTTGAGCAACGGTGCGGTTGTTCCGGTTATCTGCTCCTCCAGCGCGGCCGGGATGAAGATGTCAGCCTTAGCACGCAAGAACTCCAGGTGACTTGCTGGCGAGGCCTTCGGGTATTTGGCCACGCCCCCATTCTTCCTCACATAGCTGGCCAAGTCATCTGGGTCGATTCCTTCCTGGTTAGTTATGGCTCCAGTAACGTCCTCGACCGCAACCAGCCGCGCACCCAGAGGCTTCAGAAGTCGTGCGGCCCATGAGCCGACGTTGCCGAAGCCCTGCACTGTGTAGGTCGCACCATTCAGGTCAAACTTGTTGTCCTTGGCCCACTCGCGAATTAGGAACACCACGCCCTGTCCCGTGGCCTTGTCCCGACCCAGACTGCCGCCCGACTCGATGGGTTTGCCCGTGACGACGTGCAGCATCCGCTGACGTTCGTGCGCCGGCATCATGGACTGGTAGGTATCAAGTATCCATGCCATTATCTGGGCGTTGGTATTTACGTCCGGGGCCGGAATGTCGTATTCCGGTCCGATGGTGTTGCCCAACGCAAAGGTGAAACGCCGGGTGATGCGCTCGAGTTCGGTCAACGAATAGCGAGAGGGATCCATCTGTATTCCACCCTTGCCACCGCCAAACGGTATGTCGGCGATGGCCGACTTCCAAGTCATCCAAGTGGCCAGTGCCCGCACCTCGTCAATATCAACCGCCGGATGAAAGCGCAGCCCGCCCTTGAACGGCCCTAGTGCATTGTTGTGTTGAACTCGATAGCCGGTAAAGACCTCTACCCTACCGTCATCCATTTTCACCGGGAAATGCACGACCACTTCGTTCATCGTGGTCGAAAGTATTTTGCGGATATTGGCGTCAAGCCGCATCAGGTCCGCGGCCTTGTTGAACTGCGCCGTAACGTTATCGTAGACACTCCGTCGCGGACGTTCTGGCGGGCTCGAACCGACTCTGCGACTGCGCACAACTGCTGCAGTGACACTCATATTCTTCCCCCGTTATCGCTACCGGTATTCCTCGCAGTGCCAGACTCCGATTTCGGCATTTCGGATGGCGCAGTGCTCACGGTTGTCGCAGTTCACGCACAGTCCCTTGTACTTATCCCAATCACGCATTTCTTCCACCGTCGGCGCCACATTGTCGAGAGGCGACACTTCCTCAACCGAAGGCGGCGTGAAACTGTCGAACTCCTCACAGAATAACACGGGCTTGTCCAATTCTCTCAGGTACCCGCAGTTTTCTGCGTGGTTGCAGGTCATACACAATCCGGCGAGCGGCTTGGCGCTCTTCTTCACTGCTGGCTCCGGCCCACGCTTGGGCTTTACCGCAGTCCGAACCAGGACGCGGCGTCTTGTCAATGCAACGGACATTAGGACCTCCTTTACGTTTTACTTCTTATCGGCTGCGACTTTTTCACAGCCTACCCGTGACACTGCAGTTGTCATGCCACAGTTCGAACCAGAACCTAGTTGGCGAGTGAATAATACGTAACGCCCTAATATATATGGGGTTACAGACCAAACGATTGCTTCAACCCTTGGTTACTGCCTAGCCAATTTTTGGGTAGATGTTCCCCACCGAGGAAAATCTACCCAACCTAGGCAATCAGGATTCGGTGGTGGTATTCTGCCGGCTTAGCTTGTCACGAAGGGTCTTACGGTCAATGCCCAGTATCTCGGCAGCCCTAGTCTTGTTTCCGCCGACGCTTGCAAGCACGTTACGAATATGCTCGGCTTCTACCTCGGCCAAGGTACGGCCCAAACCAACTTCGCGCAGTGCTGAGAAACGCATATGCTCGGGCAGTTCAGGCACATCAATGACCGCGCTGTCCGTCATTACCACGAGGCGCTGGACAAGGTTCTCCAGTTCCCTAACGTTACCCGGCCAGGCATACCCCAGCAATACGCGTGCCGCCTTGTCCGAGAACTCTGGTACTGGCTTGCCGAACTCGCGCGCGAACTTCTCGGCGAAATGCCGGGCCAGAAGCATGATGTCTCCACCCCGGTCGCGCAACGGTGGGACTGGAATCACTATCACGTTCAACCTGAAGAAGAGGTCCTCACGAAACGCACCTTTCTGAGCTAGCCCAAGCAGGTCTTTGTTCGTGGCGGCAAGTATCCGGACGTCAACTTTTCGCACGCGGCTGTCGCCGACCATGCACACTTCCTTGTCCTGAAGTACACGCAGGAGTTTGACTTGCATCGCCGCACTCATCTCGCTAATCTCGTCCAGGAAGATAGTGCCGCCCTCAGCGGTCTGGAAGAATCCGGCCCTGGTTTCGCTCGCGCCGGTGAAGGCTCCTTTCACATAGCCAAACAGTTCGCTCTCAAAAAGGCTCTCCGGTATGCCACCGCAGTTCACCGGCACGAACGGGGCCGAAGCCCGCGCACTCGAATAGTGAATCGCCCGGGCCACGAGCTCTTTGCCTGTACCGCTTTCACCGGTTATCAGCACCGTGGCCGAGGTCGAAGCTGCCTTGGCTACCGAGTCCATCACCTTCTTCATTGCATCTGACCTACCGAGCAGACCGTAACGGCTGGGCAACGAGGTCCCGGCCTCAGGCCGTGCTGCGCGTCGCAGATGCAGCTTCGCAAGTGCCCGTTCCACGGCAGCAAGGAGTTCCTCATCAGTGAAAGGTTTGGCCAGATATTCCTCAGCTCCGGTCTTGATTGCGTGCACCGCGCCCTCTACCGTCGCGTAGCCAGTAATCATCATCACTTCGGTATCAGGACAGTTTTCCCGTACGTGCCGGACCAAGTCCAGCCCGCTCACGCCGGGCATCTTCAAGTCGGTTATCACAAGGTCAACCTTCGCCTGTTCCAGAATCCGTAAGGCCTCGACTGCGGCTGCCACGGTGTAAACCTGAAATCCGGCTGCGCTCAGATTCCGCTCCAACACTTCGAGCGTTGCCGGAGCATCGTCCACTACAAGCAGGGTTTCTCGCTTCTTGCCGGCTGACATCAATCGTTCTGGCTATTACCGGCCCCGGTCACTGGCAGCCGGACCTCGAATCGAGAACCTTTACCTGGCTCGCTCTTTACTTCGATGCTCCCCGCATGGCCAGCAACGATTCCGTGCACGACCGACAGACCGAGCCCAGTTCCCTCGCCAACGCCTTTTGTGGTAAAGAACGGAACAAATATCTGGCTCAGCACTTCCCGTGTCATCCCAATGCCAGTGTCACTCACCACCATCACCACTCGGCCGTTCTCTCGCCGGGTCTCAATGACCAGTTCCCCGCCGTGCGGCATGGCCTGAATTGCATTAACCACCAAGTTCACGAGGACCTGGTGGAGTTGACCCGGGTCGGCCACAATCACGGGCAGGTCGGCTGCGAGCTTCCGGACGAGCCGGA
This genomic interval carries:
- a CDS encoding aminotransferase class V-fold PLP-dependent enzyme, whose amino-acid sequence is MNQSEVEEIRRLFPVTRQCIYFNHAGTGPLPETAVRAVTAYATRAAEEGEVPYEDAEAMVEDCRSTLARLLKVPADTIAFTSNTTAGIILAINSVDWHPGDNVILMQDDFPTVTYPFRLMLPGVQIRWVESAALVKSPEVIADLVDRRTRMVAVSWVHFLSGRAFDIRTICRFCRERGVVSVIDAIQGMGVVDFDWSTLDADFVTGHGAKWLLSPQGTGIVLTRSETLARLRPVSLGWLSCDWRDFNDIFLQKPLKSGTARLEAGTKNYLGIAGMSASLKLFEQVGVPAIEARIRNLCLRLRTRLEAAGFEVITPKERERSAGIITCHKPGVESARIHGWLRGAKMVCALRQNLLRIAPHCYNTEAEVDSFLERACAPEATTAPRSDCKI
- a CDS encoding Glu/Leu/Phe/Val dehydrogenase is translated as MSVTAAVVRSRRVGSSPPERPRRSVYDNVTAQFNKAADLMRLDANIRKILSTTMNEVVVHFPVKMDDGRVEVFTGYRVQHNNALGPFKGGLRFHPAVDIDEVRALATWMTWKSAIADIPFGGGKGGIQMDPSRYSLTELERITRRFTFALGNTIGPEYDIPAPDVNTNAQIMAWILDTYQSMMPAHERQRMLHVVTGKPIESGGSLGRDKATGQGVVFLIREWAKDNKFDLNGATYTVQGFGNVGSWAARLLKPLGARLVAVEDVTGAITNQEGIDPDDLASYVRKNGGVAKYPKASPASHLEFLRAKADIFIPAALEEQITGTTAPLLNVRLVAEGANGPTDPDGDRVLRERGIGLLPDILCNSGGVIVSYFEWLQNKRSESWELQEVDCKLYKRIVGAYQRVRAAAEKYDVDWRTAAYIVALSRLEKVYKERGIFP
- a CDS encoding sigma-54 dependent transcriptional regulator; this translates as MSAGKKRETLLVVDDAPATLEVLERNLSAAGFQVYTVAAAVEALRILEQAKVDLVITDLKMPGVSGLDLVRHVRENCPDTEVMMITGYATVEGAVHAIKTGAEEYLAKPFTDEELLAAVERALAKLHLRRAARPEAGTSLPSRYGLLGRSDAMKKVMDSVAKAASTSATVLITGESGTGKELVARAIHYSSARASAPFVPVNCGGIPESLFESELFGYVKGAFTGASETRAGFFQTAEGGTIFLDEISEMSAAMQVKLLRVLQDKEVCMVGDSRVRKVDVRILAATNKDLLGLAQKGAFREDLFFRLNVIVIPVPPLRDRGGDIMLLARHFAEKFAREFGKPVPEFSDKAARVLLGYAWPGNVRELENLVQRLVVMTDSAVIDVPELPEHMRFSALREVGLGRTLAEVEAEHIRNVLASVGGNKTRAAEILGIDRKTLRDKLSRQNTTTES